The following proteins are encoded in a genomic region of Cryptomeria japonica chromosome 11, Sugi_1.0, whole genome shotgun sequence:
- the LOC131065111 gene encoding two-component response regulator-like PRR37 isoform X1, which translates to MERAGNEAMEVRLDWKAELAALEQFTTELYTAKGKEKAKGERKVVWEKFLPRRSLRVLLAEADDSTRQIVSALLCNCSYQVTAVGDGLLAWGLLEDPSNCFDLVLTEVAMTSLSGFNLLCKIMSHENLKHIPVISKTHLLKPSNVLSYVDFLFFIMKATAVLLSSKRRLHFFSLLHAVMSSLDSMSIVFKCLTKGAVDFLVKPVRKNELQNLWQHVWRRCHSSSCSGTGRQNQNAAQRKNEAGYDNNTDSIVGIENASGGLDIREGSDNGSGTQGSWTNQHEVEISYQRGKWKRHHGSKFAQATQMKNEKTQNNWMQSVKTYAKACDDAIGQDLVIAVPGRVPTHMECLREKSTFHDQSCQNQEVDCSASCGEGDHLGDESVKEGSEPKAIDLIGKMGSEPHCRNGDKEDSRSGEELELTLNRPRANWNEYSKLKDKCTLRQSDASAFSRYNVGDIHFSFPWGGSFPVNLYPKNKVQYYVSSENTGSLHLRVPFEQLGCSKRSSGDAPDQYQLSHSANNQDKGSSGQAACPSSVPMKDETPVSLPMGAAIPISPGSFPVNLYPKNKEQYCVSSENTGSLHLTVPFEQLGCSKRSSGYAPDQYQLLHSANNQDKGSSGQAACPSSVPMKDETPVSLPMGAAMPISPGIISFDGVPPPYGTSLHPMFYSYPGVPIWGSDTPLKAEREDARDNSSYHEPHCVPLHVPDHSRHYNHLHHHHIQYHHHHHHHHHHERHEHKKHARQDECAVDNAATTAQGGSYIMTRNTLSLGGNCGESGSSNGHGSNGDADRSASGSNNNGINVPTGKSTVAVIPGANGGSGTGNTSTTGSGVENNLSARREAALVKFQQKRKERCFEKKVRYQSRKTFAEQRPRVKGQFVRHLSINKSEAGEEK; encoded by the exons TAACTGCAGTTGGAGATGGGCTGCTAGCGTGGGGGCTTTTGGAAGATCCAAGCAATTGTTTTGACCTTGTGTTGACAGAGGTGGCTATGACATCGCTCTCTGGATTCAACCTTCTCTGTAAGATCATGAGTCATGAGAACTTGAAACACATTCCTGTGATAAGTAAGACACATTTACTCAAACCGTCAAACGTTTTGTCATATGTTGactttttgttttttattatgaaAGCTACTGCAGTATTACTCTCCAGCAAAAGGCGTCTACATTTTTTTTCCTTGTTGCATGCAGTGATGTCATCCCTTGATTCTATGAGCATAGTTTTCAAATGTTTGACTAAGGGTGCTGTGGACTTTCTTGTTAAACCTGTTCGGAAGAACGAGTTACAGAACTTATGGCAGCATGTCTGGAGGAGGTGCCATAGT TCAAGTTGCAGTGGTACTGGAAGACAGAACCAAAATGCTGCCCAGAGAAAGAATGAAGCTGGATATGATAACAATACTGACAGTATTGTTGGAATTGAGAATGCAAGTGGTGGTTTGGATATCAGAGAAGGCAGTGACAATGGAAGTGGTACACAA GGTTCATGGACCAATCAACATGAAGTTGAAATTTCATATCAGAGAGGTAAATGGAAGCGACATCATGGCAGCAAGTTTGCTCAGGCTACACAGATGAAGAATGAGAAGACACAGAATAACTGGATGCAGAGTGTgaaaacttatgcaaaagcttgtG ATGATGCAATAGGTCAGGATCTGGTAATTGCTGTTCCTGGACGAGTTCCCACACATATGGAATGCCTTCGAGAGAAAAGTACTTTTCATGATCAATCTTGTCAAAACCAAGAAGTTGACTGCTCAGCAAGCTGTGGAGAGGGTGACCATCTAGGTGATGAATCTGTTAAAGAGGGTAGTGAGCCAAAGGCTATTGACTTGATTGGAAAGATGGGCAGTGAACCTCATTGCAGGAATGGGGATAAAGAAGATAGTAGGAGTGGAGAAG AACTGGAGCTTACTCTAAATCGTCCACGAGCTAATTGGAATGAATATAGCAAGCTCAAAGACAAATGTACACTTAGACAGTCAGATGCTTCTGCATTTTCAAG gTATAACGTGGGTGACATACATTTTTCATTTCCATGGGGTGGTTCCTTTCCAGTTAATTTATACCCGAAAAACAAAGTGCAATATTATGTCTCTTCTGAAAACACTGGATCATTACATTTGAGAGTCCCATTTGAGCAGTTGGGTTGTTCAAAGCGAAGTAGTGGTGATGCTCCTGATCAATATCAATTATCACATAGTGCCAACAATCAAGATAAGGGCTCTTCTGGTCAAGCTGCTTGCCCAAGCTCTGTGCCGATGAAAGATGAGACACCTGTGTCCCTGCCAATGGGTGCAGCTATACCCATATCACCTGGTTCCTTTCCAGTTAATTTATACCcgaaaaacaaagagcaatattGTGTTTCTTCTGAAAACACTGGATCATTACATTTGACAGTCCCATTTGAGCAGTTGGGTTGTTCAAAGCGAAGTAGTGGTTATGCTCCTGATCAATATCAATTATTACATAGTGCCAACAATCAAGATAAGGGCTCTTCTGGTCAAGCTGCTTGCCCAAGCTCTGTGCCGATGAAAGATGAGACACCTGTGTCCCTGCCTATGGGTGCAGCTATGCCCATATCACCTGGAATTATCTCCTTTGATGGTGTACCACCACCATATGGCACTTCATTGCATCCCATGTTCTATTCTTATCCAGGGGTTCCTATATGGGGTTCAGATACACCACTCAAAGCAGAGAGAGAAGATGCTCGGGATAATTCTTCTTATCACGAGCCACATTGTGTTCCCCTTCATGTTCCTGATCATTCTCGTCATTACAATCACCTTCATCACCACCACATTCaatatcatcaccatcatcatcaccatcaccaccatgaAAGGCATGAACATAAGAAACATGCTAGACAAGATGAATGTGCTGTAGATAATGCAGCTACAACAGCTCAGGGTGGTTCGTATATTATGACCAGGAATACTCTGAGTCTGGGTGGTAATTGTGGGGAGAGTGGAAGCAGTAATGGTCATGGAAGTAATGGTGATGCCGATAGAAGTGCATCTGGAAGCAACAACAATGGAATCAATGTGCCTACTGGAAAGAGCACTGTTGCTGTAATTCCTGGAGCCAATGGGGGCAGTGGGACTGGCAATACAAGTACTACTGGCAGTGGAGTTGAAAACAACCTATCTGCTCGTCGGGAGGCAGCATTGGTGAAATTCCAGCAGAAGAGGAAAGAGAGATGCTTCGAAAAAAAG GTTCGATATCAAAGTAGAAAAACGTTTGCAGAACAGCGGCCTCGAGTAAAAGGACAATTTGTTCGTCATCTGTCAATCAACAAATCTGAAGCTGGTGAAGAAAAATGA
- the LOC131065111 gene encoding two-component response regulator-like PRR37 isoform X2 encodes MERAGNEAMEVRLDWKAELAALEQFTTELYTAKGKEKAKGERKVVWEKFLPRRSLRVLLAEADDSTRQIVSALLCNCSYQVTAVGDGLLAWGLLEDPSNCFDLVLTEVAMTSLSGFNLLCKIMSHENLKHIPVISKTHLLKPSNVLSYVDFLFFIMKATAVLLSSKRRLHFFSLLHAVMSSLDSMSIVFKCLTKGAVDFLVKPVRKNELQNLWQHVWRRCHSSSCSGTGRQNQNAAQRKNEAGYDNNTDSIVGIENASGGLDIREGSDNGSGTQGSWTNQHEVEISYQRGKWKRHHGSKFAQATQMKNEKTQNNWMQSVKTYAKACGQDLVIAVPGRVPTHMECLREKSTFHDQSCQNQEVDCSASCGEGDHLGDESVKEGSEPKAIDLIGKMGSEPHCRNGDKEDSRSGEELELTLNRPRANWNEYSKLKDKCTLRQSDASAFSRYNVGDIHFSFPWGGSFPVNLYPKNKVQYYVSSENTGSLHLRVPFEQLGCSKRSSGDAPDQYQLSHSANNQDKGSSGQAACPSSVPMKDETPVSLPMGAAIPISPGSFPVNLYPKNKEQYCVSSENTGSLHLTVPFEQLGCSKRSSGYAPDQYQLLHSANNQDKGSSGQAACPSSVPMKDETPVSLPMGAAMPISPGIISFDGVPPPYGTSLHPMFYSYPGVPIWGSDTPLKAEREDARDNSSYHEPHCVPLHVPDHSRHYNHLHHHHIQYHHHHHHHHHHERHEHKKHARQDECAVDNAATTAQGGSYIMTRNTLSLGGNCGESGSSNGHGSNGDADRSASGSNNNGINVPTGKSTVAVIPGANGGSGTGNTSTTGSGVENNLSARREAALVKFQQKRKERCFEKKVRYQSRKTFAEQRPRVKGQFVRHLSINKSEAGEEK; translated from the exons TAACTGCAGTTGGAGATGGGCTGCTAGCGTGGGGGCTTTTGGAAGATCCAAGCAATTGTTTTGACCTTGTGTTGACAGAGGTGGCTATGACATCGCTCTCTGGATTCAACCTTCTCTGTAAGATCATGAGTCATGAGAACTTGAAACACATTCCTGTGATAAGTAAGACACATTTACTCAAACCGTCAAACGTTTTGTCATATGTTGactttttgttttttattatgaaAGCTACTGCAGTATTACTCTCCAGCAAAAGGCGTCTACATTTTTTTTCCTTGTTGCATGCAGTGATGTCATCCCTTGATTCTATGAGCATAGTTTTCAAATGTTTGACTAAGGGTGCTGTGGACTTTCTTGTTAAACCTGTTCGGAAGAACGAGTTACAGAACTTATGGCAGCATGTCTGGAGGAGGTGCCATAGT TCAAGTTGCAGTGGTACTGGAAGACAGAACCAAAATGCTGCCCAGAGAAAGAATGAAGCTGGATATGATAACAATACTGACAGTATTGTTGGAATTGAGAATGCAAGTGGTGGTTTGGATATCAGAGAAGGCAGTGACAATGGAAGTGGTACACAA GGTTCATGGACCAATCAACATGAAGTTGAAATTTCATATCAGAGAGGTAAATGGAAGCGACATCATGGCAGCAAGTTTGCTCAGGCTACACAGATGAAGAATGAGAAGACACAGAATAACTGGATGCAGAGTGTgaaaacttatgcaaaagcttgtG GTCAGGATCTGGTAATTGCTGTTCCTGGACGAGTTCCCACACATATGGAATGCCTTCGAGAGAAAAGTACTTTTCATGATCAATCTTGTCAAAACCAAGAAGTTGACTGCTCAGCAAGCTGTGGAGAGGGTGACCATCTAGGTGATGAATCTGTTAAAGAGGGTAGTGAGCCAAAGGCTATTGACTTGATTGGAAAGATGGGCAGTGAACCTCATTGCAGGAATGGGGATAAAGAAGATAGTAGGAGTGGAGAAG AACTGGAGCTTACTCTAAATCGTCCACGAGCTAATTGGAATGAATATAGCAAGCTCAAAGACAAATGTACACTTAGACAGTCAGATGCTTCTGCATTTTCAAG gTATAACGTGGGTGACATACATTTTTCATTTCCATGGGGTGGTTCCTTTCCAGTTAATTTATACCCGAAAAACAAAGTGCAATATTATGTCTCTTCTGAAAACACTGGATCATTACATTTGAGAGTCCCATTTGAGCAGTTGGGTTGTTCAAAGCGAAGTAGTGGTGATGCTCCTGATCAATATCAATTATCACATAGTGCCAACAATCAAGATAAGGGCTCTTCTGGTCAAGCTGCTTGCCCAAGCTCTGTGCCGATGAAAGATGAGACACCTGTGTCCCTGCCAATGGGTGCAGCTATACCCATATCACCTGGTTCCTTTCCAGTTAATTTATACCcgaaaaacaaagagcaatattGTGTTTCTTCTGAAAACACTGGATCATTACATTTGACAGTCCCATTTGAGCAGTTGGGTTGTTCAAAGCGAAGTAGTGGTTATGCTCCTGATCAATATCAATTATTACATAGTGCCAACAATCAAGATAAGGGCTCTTCTGGTCAAGCTGCTTGCCCAAGCTCTGTGCCGATGAAAGATGAGACACCTGTGTCCCTGCCTATGGGTGCAGCTATGCCCATATCACCTGGAATTATCTCCTTTGATGGTGTACCACCACCATATGGCACTTCATTGCATCCCATGTTCTATTCTTATCCAGGGGTTCCTATATGGGGTTCAGATACACCACTCAAAGCAGAGAGAGAAGATGCTCGGGATAATTCTTCTTATCACGAGCCACATTGTGTTCCCCTTCATGTTCCTGATCATTCTCGTCATTACAATCACCTTCATCACCACCACATTCaatatcatcaccatcatcatcaccatcaccaccatgaAAGGCATGAACATAAGAAACATGCTAGACAAGATGAATGTGCTGTAGATAATGCAGCTACAACAGCTCAGGGTGGTTCGTATATTATGACCAGGAATACTCTGAGTCTGGGTGGTAATTGTGGGGAGAGTGGAAGCAGTAATGGTCATGGAAGTAATGGTGATGCCGATAGAAGTGCATCTGGAAGCAACAACAATGGAATCAATGTGCCTACTGGAAAGAGCACTGTTGCTGTAATTCCTGGAGCCAATGGGGGCAGTGGGACTGGCAATACAAGTACTACTGGCAGTGGAGTTGAAAACAACCTATCTGCTCGTCGGGAGGCAGCATTGGTGAAATTCCAGCAGAAGAGGAAAGAGAGATGCTTCGAAAAAAAG GTTCGATATCAAAGTAGAAAAACGTTTGCAGAACAGCGGCCTCGAGTAAAAGGACAATTTGTTCGTCATCTGTCAATCAACAAATCTGAAGCTGGTGAAGAAAAATGA
- the LOC131065111 gene encoding two-component response regulator-like PRR37 isoform X3 has translation MERAGNEAMEVRLDWKAELAALEQFTTELYTAKGKEKAKGERKVVWEKFLPRRSLRVLLAEADDSTRQIVSALLCNCSYQVTAVGDGLLAWGLLEDPSNCFDLVLTEVAMTSLSGFNLLSTAVLLSSKRRLHFFSLLHAVMSSLDSMSIVFKCLTKGAVDFLVKPVRKNELQNLWQHVWRRCHSSSCSGTGRQNQNAAQRKNEAGYDNNTDSIVGIENASGGLDIREGSDNGSGTQGSWTNQHEVEISYQRGKWKRHHGSKFAQATQMKNEKTQNNWMQSVKTYAKACDDAIGQDLVIAVPGRVPTHMECLREKSTFHDQSCQNQEVDCSASCGEGDHLGDESVKEGSEPKAIDLIGKMGSEPHCRNGDKEDSRSGEELELTLNRPRANWNEYSKLKDKCTLRQSDASAFSRYNVGDIHFSFPWGGSFPVNLYPKNKVQYYVSSENTGSLHLRVPFEQLGCSKRSSGDAPDQYQLSHSANNQDKGSSGQAACPSSVPMKDETPVSLPMGAAIPISPGSFPVNLYPKNKEQYCVSSENTGSLHLTVPFEQLGCSKRSSGYAPDQYQLLHSANNQDKGSSGQAACPSSVPMKDETPVSLPMGAAMPISPGIISFDGVPPPYGTSLHPMFYSYPGVPIWGSDTPLKAEREDARDNSSYHEPHCVPLHVPDHSRHYNHLHHHHIQYHHHHHHHHHHERHEHKKHARQDECAVDNAATTAQGGSYIMTRNTLSLGGNCGESGSSNGHGSNGDADRSASGSNNNGINVPTGKSTVAVIPGANGGSGTGNTSTTGSGVENNLSARREAALVKFQQKRKERCFEKKVRYQSRKTFAEQRPRVKGQFVRHLSINKSEAGEEK, from the exons TAACTGCAGTTGGAGATGGGCTGCTAGCGTGGGGGCTTTTGGAAGATCCAAGCAATTGTTTTGACCTTGTGTTGACAGAGGTGGCTATGACATCGCTCTCTGGATTCAACCTTCTCT CTACTGCAGTATTACTCTCCAGCAAAAGGCGTCTACATTTTTTTTCCTTGTTGCATGCAGTGATGTCATCCCTTGATTCTATGAGCATAGTTTTCAAATGTTTGACTAAGGGTGCTGTGGACTTTCTTGTTAAACCTGTTCGGAAGAACGAGTTACAGAACTTATGGCAGCATGTCTGGAGGAGGTGCCATAGT TCAAGTTGCAGTGGTACTGGAAGACAGAACCAAAATGCTGCCCAGAGAAAGAATGAAGCTGGATATGATAACAATACTGACAGTATTGTTGGAATTGAGAATGCAAGTGGTGGTTTGGATATCAGAGAAGGCAGTGACAATGGAAGTGGTACACAA GGTTCATGGACCAATCAACATGAAGTTGAAATTTCATATCAGAGAGGTAAATGGAAGCGACATCATGGCAGCAAGTTTGCTCAGGCTACACAGATGAAGAATGAGAAGACACAGAATAACTGGATGCAGAGTGTgaaaacttatgcaaaagcttgtG ATGATGCAATAGGTCAGGATCTGGTAATTGCTGTTCCTGGACGAGTTCCCACACATATGGAATGCCTTCGAGAGAAAAGTACTTTTCATGATCAATCTTGTCAAAACCAAGAAGTTGACTGCTCAGCAAGCTGTGGAGAGGGTGACCATCTAGGTGATGAATCTGTTAAAGAGGGTAGTGAGCCAAAGGCTATTGACTTGATTGGAAAGATGGGCAGTGAACCTCATTGCAGGAATGGGGATAAAGAAGATAGTAGGAGTGGAGAAG AACTGGAGCTTACTCTAAATCGTCCACGAGCTAATTGGAATGAATATAGCAAGCTCAAAGACAAATGTACACTTAGACAGTCAGATGCTTCTGCATTTTCAAG gTATAACGTGGGTGACATACATTTTTCATTTCCATGGGGTGGTTCCTTTCCAGTTAATTTATACCCGAAAAACAAAGTGCAATATTATGTCTCTTCTGAAAACACTGGATCATTACATTTGAGAGTCCCATTTGAGCAGTTGGGTTGTTCAAAGCGAAGTAGTGGTGATGCTCCTGATCAATATCAATTATCACATAGTGCCAACAATCAAGATAAGGGCTCTTCTGGTCAAGCTGCTTGCCCAAGCTCTGTGCCGATGAAAGATGAGACACCTGTGTCCCTGCCAATGGGTGCAGCTATACCCATATCACCTGGTTCCTTTCCAGTTAATTTATACCcgaaaaacaaagagcaatattGTGTTTCTTCTGAAAACACTGGATCATTACATTTGACAGTCCCATTTGAGCAGTTGGGTTGTTCAAAGCGAAGTAGTGGTTATGCTCCTGATCAATATCAATTATTACATAGTGCCAACAATCAAGATAAGGGCTCTTCTGGTCAAGCTGCTTGCCCAAGCTCTGTGCCGATGAAAGATGAGACACCTGTGTCCCTGCCTATGGGTGCAGCTATGCCCATATCACCTGGAATTATCTCCTTTGATGGTGTACCACCACCATATGGCACTTCATTGCATCCCATGTTCTATTCTTATCCAGGGGTTCCTATATGGGGTTCAGATACACCACTCAAAGCAGAGAGAGAAGATGCTCGGGATAATTCTTCTTATCACGAGCCACATTGTGTTCCCCTTCATGTTCCTGATCATTCTCGTCATTACAATCACCTTCATCACCACCACATTCaatatcatcaccatcatcatcaccatcaccaccatgaAAGGCATGAACATAAGAAACATGCTAGACAAGATGAATGTGCTGTAGATAATGCAGCTACAACAGCTCAGGGTGGTTCGTATATTATGACCAGGAATACTCTGAGTCTGGGTGGTAATTGTGGGGAGAGTGGAAGCAGTAATGGTCATGGAAGTAATGGTGATGCCGATAGAAGTGCATCTGGAAGCAACAACAATGGAATCAATGTGCCTACTGGAAAGAGCACTGTTGCTGTAATTCCTGGAGCCAATGGGGGCAGTGGGACTGGCAATACAAGTACTACTGGCAGTGGAGTTGAAAACAACCTATCTGCTCGTCGGGAGGCAGCATTGGTGAAATTCCAGCAGAAGAGGAAAGAGAGATGCTTCGAAAAAAAG GTTCGATATCAAAGTAGAAAAACGTTTGCAGAACAGCGGCCTCGAGTAAAAGGACAATTTGTTCGTCATCTGTCAATCAACAAATCTGAAGCTGGTGAAGAAAAATGA
- the LOC131065111 gene encoding two-component response regulator-like PRR37 isoform X4 encodes MERAGNEAMEVRLDWKAELAALEQFTTELYTAKGKEKAKGERKVVWEKFLPRRSLRVLLAEADDSTRQIVSALLCNCSYQVTAVGDGLLAWGLLEDPSNCFDLVLTEVAMTSLSGFNLLCKIMSHENLKHIPVIMMSSLDSMSIVFKCLTKGAVDFLVKPVRKNELQNLWQHVWRRCHSSSCSGTGRQNQNAAQRKNEAGYDNNTDSIVGIENASGGLDIREGSDNGSGTQGSWTNQHEVEISYQRGKWKRHHGSKFAQATQMKNEKTQNNWMQSVKTYAKACDDAIGQDLVIAVPGRVPTHMECLREKSTFHDQSCQNQEVDCSASCGEGDHLGDESVKEGSEPKAIDLIGKMGSEPHCRNGDKEDSRSGEELELTLNRPRANWNEYSKLKDKCTLRQSDASAFSRYNVGDIHFSFPWGGSFPVNLYPKNKVQYYVSSENTGSLHLRVPFEQLGCSKRSSGDAPDQYQLSHSANNQDKGSSGQAACPSSVPMKDETPVSLPMGAAIPISPGSFPVNLYPKNKEQYCVSSENTGSLHLTVPFEQLGCSKRSSGYAPDQYQLLHSANNQDKGSSGQAACPSSVPMKDETPVSLPMGAAMPISPGIISFDGVPPPYGTSLHPMFYSYPGVPIWGSDTPLKAEREDARDNSSYHEPHCVPLHVPDHSRHYNHLHHHHIQYHHHHHHHHHHERHEHKKHARQDECAVDNAATTAQGGSYIMTRNTLSLGGNCGESGSSNGHGSNGDADRSASGSNNNGINVPTGKSTVAVIPGANGGSGTGNTSTTGSGVENNLSARREAALVKFQQKRKERCFEKKVRYQSRKTFAEQRPRVKGQFVRHLSINKSEAGEEK; translated from the exons TAACTGCAGTTGGAGATGGGCTGCTAGCGTGGGGGCTTTTGGAAGATCCAAGCAATTGTTTTGACCTTGTGTTGACAGAGGTGGCTATGACATCGCTCTCTGGATTCAACCTTCTCTGTAAGATCATGAGTCATGAGAACTTGAAACACATTCCTGTGATAA TGATGTCATCCCTTGATTCTATGAGCATAGTTTTCAAATGTTTGACTAAGGGTGCTGTGGACTTTCTTGTTAAACCTGTTCGGAAGAACGAGTTACAGAACTTATGGCAGCATGTCTGGAGGAGGTGCCATAGT TCAAGTTGCAGTGGTACTGGAAGACAGAACCAAAATGCTGCCCAGAGAAAGAATGAAGCTGGATATGATAACAATACTGACAGTATTGTTGGAATTGAGAATGCAAGTGGTGGTTTGGATATCAGAGAAGGCAGTGACAATGGAAGTGGTACACAA GGTTCATGGACCAATCAACATGAAGTTGAAATTTCATATCAGAGAGGTAAATGGAAGCGACATCATGGCAGCAAGTTTGCTCAGGCTACACAGATGAAGAATGAGAAGACACAGAATAACTGGATGCAGAGTGTgaaaacttatgcaaaagcttgtG ATGATGCAATAGGTCAGGATCTGGTAATTGCTGTTCCTGGACGAGTTCCCACACATATGGAATGCCTTCGAGAGAAAAGTACTTTTCATGATCAATCTTGTCAAAACCAAGAAGTTGACTGCTCAGCAAGCTGTGGAGAGGGTGACCATCTAGGTGATGAATCTGTTAAAGAGGGTAGTGAGCCAAAGGCTATTGACTTGATTGGAAAGATGGGCAGTGAACCTCATTGCAGGAATGGGGATAAAGAAGATAGTAGGAGTGGAGAAG AACTGGAGCTTACTCTAAATCGTCCACGAGCTAATTGGAATGAATATAGCAAGCTCAAAGACAAATGTACACTTAGACAGTCAGATGCTTCTGCATTTTCAAG gTATAACGTGGGTGACATACATTTTTCATTTCCATGGGGTGGTTCCTTTCCAGTTAATTTATACCCGAAAAACAAAGTGCAATATTATGTCTCTTCTGAAAACACTGGATCATTACATTTGAGAGTCCCATTTGAGCAGTTGGGTTGTTCAAAGCGAAGTAGTGGTGATGCTCCTGATCAATATCAATTATCACATAGTGCCAACAATCAAGATAAGGGCTCTTCTGGTCAAGCTGCTTGCCCAAGCTCTGTGCCGATGAAAGATGAGACACCTGTGTCCCTGCCAATGGGTGCAGCTATACCCATATCACCTGGTTCCTTTCCAGTTAATTTATACCcgaaaaacaaagagcaatattGTGTTTCTTCTGAAAACACTGGATCATTACATTTGACAGTCCCATTTGAGCAGTTGGGTTGTTCAAAGCGAAGTAGTGGTTATGCTCCTGATCAATATCAATTATTACATAGTGCCAACAATCAAGATAAGGGCTCTTCTGGTCAAGCTGCTTGCCCAAGCTCTGTGCCGATGAAAGATGAGACACCTGTGTCCCTGCCTATGGGTGCAGCTATGCCCATATCACCTGGAATTATCTCCTTTGATGGTGTACCACCACCATATGGCACTTCATTGCATCCCATGTTCTATTCTTATCCAGGGGTTCCTATATGGGGTTCAGATACACCACTCAAAGCAGAGAGAGAAGATGCTCGGGATAATTCTTCTTATCACGAGCCACATTGTGTTCCCCTTCATGTTCCTGATCATTCTCGTCATTACAATCACCTTCATCACCACCACATTCaatatcatcaccatcatcatcaccatcaccaccatgaAAGGCATGAACATAAGAAACATGCTAGACAAGATGAATGTGCTGTAGATAATGCAGCTACAACAGCTCAGGGTGGTTCGTATATTATGACCAGGAATACTCTGAGTCTGGGTGGTAATTGTGGGGAGAGTGGAAGCAGTAATGGTCATGGAAGTAATGGTGATGCCGATAGAAGTGCATCTGGAAGCAACAACAATGGAATCAATGTGCCTACTGGAAAGAGCACTGTTGCTGTAATTCCTGGAGCCAATGGGGGCAGTGGGACTGGCAATACAAGTACTACTGGCAGTGGAGTTGAAAACAACCTATCTGCTCGTCGGGAGGCAGCATTGGTGAAATTCCAGCAGAAGAGGAAAGAGAGATGCTTCGAAAAAAAG GTTCGATATCAAAGTAGAAAAACGTTTGCAGAACAGCGGCCTCGAGTAAAAGGACAATTTGTTCGTCATCTGTCAATCAACAAATCTGAAGCTGGTGAAGAAAAATGA